The Pyrenophora tritici-repentis strain M4 chromosome 2, whole genome shotgun sequence genome window below encodes:
- a CDS encoding putative ring finger protein, which produces MSTVFSSLVRPPKIRSPSTNTQEATSSLASISNYGVEEPDLRDLNAALQALTDIFPNIQPEVFREMLSTFSEESRLQVVTETLLKHGNKYVRGRYRMPAEQEEQRDTAHKYKYRKEDAPRDTRGAPLALEDKFRSRRYKEAAKEALYQEFKGLSHSTIKAVLAEYNWSYSHARPTLLVLSSRSWRSSITNFLMRRKAPTASDHPLIIWTPADERLNRPPMPLLVKTKSDELNQELYNALIVPEHEKYRKEQLRQDFDLAMQWNEEEAEREGEMYDCECCFIPNTLQQMSACDMDAHYICFRCIRHAINAALYDQGWARNINPDLCTLKCIAPMTDGRDECQGCIPLDFVRRALLEEQDGKDNFAKLHERFAADALNKSQLPLIQCPFCPYAELDDLALPDANLVVNLRFKPWSTLVASLASVPLLEFLFFKLTQAIIFLLVFFYTFVAVTFSLPVIAPFRTALRRVHLKRRGLRFQCLSPTCRRTSCLSCSLPWHDPHTCFSSQLTSLRLTLERATTDAVKRTCPQCNLGFVKSEGCNKLVCLCGYSMCYICRQGLAKEGYQHFCGHFRERPGQPCGECNKCDLYRVEDEERVVKRAKERAEAEWWEAQGEVAKEGLQKEVGKEDAVVGKGVLGLKRSAWEAWIESVLDSVLV; this is translated from the coding sequence ATGTCTACCGTCTTTTCTTCCCTCGTCCGACCGCCCAAAATCAGAAGTCCATCGACGAATACTCAGGAAGCAACGAGCTCGCTAGCTTCGATTAGTAACTATGGCGTCGAAGAGCCCGATCTGCGCGATCTCAACGCCGCACTCCAGGCATTGACGGACATTTTCCCCAACATACAACCCGAAGTCTTTAGAGAGATGCTGTCGACATTTAGCGAGGAGAGCAGGCTACAAGTGGTGACGGAGACGCTGTTGAAGCATGGAAACAAATATGTACGGGGAAGGTACAGGATGCCGGCAGAGCAGGAGGAGCAACGCGACACAGCGCACAAGTACAAGTACCGAAAGGAAGACGCGCCGAGGGACACAAGAGGTGCGCCGCTTGCCTTGGAGGATAAGTTCCGGTCGCGGCGGTACAAGGAGGCTGCAAAAGAGGCGCTATACCAGGAATTCAAAGGCCTCAGCCACTCTACCATCAAGGCAGTGTTGGCTGAGTATAATTGGAGTTATTCACACGCCCGACCGACGCTGCTGGTTCTGTCAAGCAGAAGTTGGAGGTCCAGCATCACAAACTTTCTGATGCGACGGAAGGCGCCTACAGCGAGCGATCACCCCCTCATCATCTGGACGCCTGCCGACGAGAGGCTGAACCGCCCACCTATGCCACTTTTGGTCAAGACGAAGAGCGATGAGCTGAATCAGGAGCTTTACAATGCCCTCATAGTGCCCGAACACGAAAAATACAGAAAAGAGCAATTACGGCAAGACTTTGACTTGGCCATGCAGTGGAACGAAGAGGAGGCTGAGCGGGAAGGCGAAATGTACGACTGCGAGTGCTGCTTTATACCGAACACCCTGCAGCAAATGTCAGCATGCGATATGGACGCCCACTACATTTGCTTCCGCTGCATACGACACGCCATCAACGCAGCACTTTACGACCAGGGATGGGCACGCAACATCAACCCCGATCTCTGCACCTTGAAATGCATAGCGCCGATGACAGATGGTCGCGATGAGTGCCAGGGATGCATTCCACTCGACTTTGTCAGACGTGCTCTTTTGGAAGAACAGGATGGGAAAGACAACTTTGCGAAGCTCCACGAACGCTTTGCTGCTGACGCACTTAACAAATCGCAGCTGCCTCTCATACAATGTCCATTCTGCCCTTATGCCGAGTTGGATGACCTCGCGCTTCCTGATGCGAACCTGGTCGTCAACTTACGCTTCAAACCTTGGTCCACTCTGGTCGCTTCGCTAGCTTCGGTGCCTCTACTCGAATTCTTGTTCTTCAAACTTACGCAGGCCATTATTTTTCTCCTTGTTTTCTTCTACACTTTTGTCGCCGTCACATTCAGCCTCCCTGTAATCGCACCTTTCCGAACCGCGCTCCGTCGCGTCCACCTCAAACGCCGCGGTCTACGCTTCCAATGTCTCTCACCAACCTGCCGTCGCACATCCTGTCTCTCCTGTTCCCTACCATGGCATGACCCCCATACCTGTTTCTCCAGCCAACTCACCTCTCTCCGCCTCACCCTCGAGCGCGCAACCACCGACGCCGTAAAACGCACTTGTCCGCAATGTAACCTCGGCTTCGTCAAATCTGAAGGCTGTAACAAGCTCGTTTGCTTATGTGGGTACAGTATGTGCTACATCTGCCGCCAAGGTCTAGCGAAGGAAGGCTACCAGCACTTCTGCGGCCATTTCCGAGAGAGACCAGGCCAACCGTGTGGTGAATGCAACAAGTGTGATTTGTACCGCGTGGAAGATGAGGAGAGGGTTGTCAAGAGGGCAAAGGAAAGGGCCGAGGCTGAATGGTGGGAGGCCCAGGGTGAGGTCGCCAAGGAGGGACTACAGAAGGAGGTTGGCAAGGAAGACGCTGTTGTGGGCAAGGGCGTGTTGGGCCTGAAGAGGAGCGCTTGGGAAGCGTGGATTGAGAGCGTTTTGGATTCCGTACTTGTTTGA